From one Aquicella siphonis genomic stretch:
- the tuf gene encoding elongation factor Tu, which translates to MSKQVFERTKPHVNVGTIGHVDHGKTTLTAALTSILAKKYGGEARAYDQIDNAPEEKARGITIATSHVEYQSDKRHYAHVDCPGHADYVKNMITGAAQMDGAILVVSAADGPMPQTREHILLARQVGVPYIVVYLNKADMVDDKELLELVEMEVRDLLTQYQFPGDKTPVVIGSALKALEGDESEIGVPSIYKLVEVMDEYIPIPERPIDQPFLLPIEDVFSISGRGTVVTGRIERGIVKVGEELEIVGLKPTIKTTCTGVEMFRKLLDEGRAGDNVGVLLRGTKREEVERGQVLAKPGSITPHTKFEAEVYVLSKEEGGRHTPFFKGYRPQFYFRTTDVTGEVQLPEGVEMVMPGDNIKMVVTLIAPVAMEEGVRFAIREGGRTVGAGVVAKVIQ; encoded by the coding sequence ATGAGCAAGCAAGTATTTGAGCGTACGAAACCGCACGTTAACGTAGGAACGATAGGCCACGTTGACCATGGTAAGACGACATTGACAGCGGCATTAACGAGCATATTGGCGAAGAAGTATGGCGGTGAAGCGCGCGCCTACGATCAGATAGACAATGCGCCGGAAGAGAAGGCGCGAGGTATCACGATTGCGACATCGCACGTGGAATATCAGTCAGACAAGAGACATTACGCGCATGTGGACTGTCCTGGCCACGCGGATTATGTGAAGAACATGATTACGGGCGCGGCGCAGATGGACGGAGCGATCCTGGTGGTTTCGGCGGCGGACGGTCCTATGCCGCAGACACGTGAGCACATTTTGCTTGCGAGACAGGTAGGGGTGCCATACATAGTGGTGTACCTGAACAAGGCGGACATGGTGGATGATAAGGAATTGCTGGAATTGGTAGAGATGGAAGTGAGGGATTTGCTGACCCAATACCAGTTTCCTGGTGACAAGACGCCGGTAGTGATAGGCAGTGCGTTGAAGGCGCTGGAAGGTGACGAGAGTGAGATTGGTGTGCCATCGATCTACAAGCTGGTGGAAGTGATGGATGAGTACATACCGATACCGGAAAGGCCGATAGACCAGCCGTTTTTGCTGCCGATTGAAGACGTGTTTTCGATCTCGGGCCGAGGGACGGTGGTAACGGGCCGAATTGAGCGCGGGATAGTGAAAGTGGGAGAGGAATTGGAGATTGTGGGCCTGAAGCCGACGATCAAGACGACTTGCACCGGGGTAGAGATGTTTCGCAAGCTGCTGGATGAAGGCCGTGCAGGGGATAACGTGGGAGTATTGCTGCGTGGGACGAAGCGTGAAGAAGTTGAACGTGGACAAGTACTGGCAAAGCCGGGTAGTATAACGCCCCACACGAAATTTGAAGCGGAAGTGTATGTGTTGTCGAAAGAAGAAGGCGGACGTCATACACCGTTCTTCAAGGGATACCGACCCCAGTTTTATTTCAGGACGACGGACGTGACGGGAGAGGTACAGTTGCCGGAAGGTGTGGAGATGGTGATGCCGGGAGATAACATCAAGATGGTGGTCACATTGATAGCGCCGGTGGCGATGGAAGAAGGTGTGCGATTTGCAATTCGCGAAGGTGGCCGTACGGTCGGTGCTGGTGTTGTCGCTAAAGTGATTCAGTAA
- a CDS encoding phenylacetate--CoA ligase family protein: MNNELAISLPIPSSIPGIVWPVIPTPMAAQLLSQIHYFNLSETFSPSTLLTLQFTQLVEVINFARKTVPYYRSKFSHLPVITNGEQLREIWDEIPMLSRLDLQQAKDAIFSESPLPSHEPSELMTSTGSTGMPVTVKGNVATQFFWNATTLRDHLWHKHDFNKTYAVIRFTENPAAKPPHGAVFENWGPATYRVVPTGKCHHLTICTTEEEVRWLRDINPHYLNCNPSTLREITQYFAAHGGVPDHLTMVHTNSEIVEPDLRRMVKEVMGVQLVDTYSTKELGYLALQCPEQEHYHVQSENVLVEIINEQGKLCEIDEPGRVVATALHNFASPLIRYFVGDYASPGEPCSCGRNLPVIKRILGRQRNMLKLPDGRRIWPSFTSNGLRLMDMFSGAQFQVIQKSLSEIHINLAHISPFSAKEEENLRAQLSIVFDYPFRFIFNYLEKIERGPGGKYEDFKCEVA, from the coding sequence ATGAATAACGAGCTTGCAATTTCATTGCCAATCCCTAGTTCCATACCGGGTATTGTCTGGCCAGTCATTCCAACACCAATGGCTGCGCAATTACTTTCACAAATTCATTATTTCAATCTCAGTGAGACTTTTTCCCCGTCAACGCTGTTGACCCTGCAGTTTACGCAATTAGTTGAAGTAATTAATTTTGCGCGTAAAACAGTACCGTATTATCGCAGCAAATTTTCTCATTTGCCTGTTATAACGAACGGGGAACAGCTGCGCGAGATTTGGGATGAAATACCAATGCTAAGCCGGCTGGATTTGCAACAGGCAAAAGACGCAATTTTTAGTGAATCGCCGCTCCCTTCTCATGAGCCTTCAGAATTAATGACATCTACCGGCTCTACCGGCATGCCTGTCACCGTGAAAGGAAATGTGGCGACTCAGTTCTTTTGGAATGCAACGACTCTCCGTGATCATCTCTGGCATAAGCATGATTTCAACAAAACCTATGCCGTGATTCGTTTCACGGAAAATCCGGCGGCCAAGCCTCCGCACGGAGCAGTTTTTGAAAACTGGGGGCCGGCGACTTACCGGGTAGTACCTACGGGCAAATGCCATCATTTGACCATTTGCACAACGGAAGAAGAAGTGCGATGGCTGCGTGATATCAATCCGCATTACCTGAACTGCAACCCTTCTACGCTGCGTGAAATCACGCAATACTTTGCCGCGCACGGAGGCGTGCCGGATCATTTGACCATGGTGCACACAAACAGTGAAATCGTTGAACCGGATTTGCGAAGAATGGTTAAGGAGGTGATGGGAGTGCAGCTTGTCGATACCTATTCGACCAAAGAGCTGGGCTATCTTGCGCTGCAGTGTCCCGAACAAGAGCATTATCATGTGCAATCTGAAAATGTTCTGGTTGAAATTATCAATGAGCAAGGCAAGTTGTGTGAAATCGATGAGCCTGGCAGGGTAGTTGCCACCGCGCTGCATAATTTTGCCTCGCCTCTAATCCGGTACTTCGTGGGTGATTATGCTTCTCCTGGTGAACCATGTTCATGCGGCAGGAATCTGCCTGTTATTAAGCGCATTTTGGGCAGGCAGCGGAATATGTTGAAACTTCCCGATGGGCGTCGTATCTGGCCCAGTTTTACCAGTAACGGGCTGCGCTTAATGGATATGTTTTCGGGCGCTCAATTCCAGGTGATACAAAAAAGCCTGAGCGAGATCCATATTAATCTTGCGCATATCTCACCCTTTAGCGCAAAAGAAGAAGAAAACCTGCGCGCGCAGCTGAGTATTGTGTTTGATTACCCTTTCCGTTTCATATTTAACTATCTGGAGAAAATCGAGCGCGGCCCCGGAGGGAAGTATGAAGACTTTAAATGTGAAGTGGCGTAA
- the nusG gene encoding transcription termination/antitermination protein NusG, with product MATDQTMPKKRWYVVHAYSGFEKYVMQALRERIRLDGVEEKFGEILVPTEEVVELRGGQKRKSERKFFPGYVLVEMVMDEQTWHLVRSIPKVLGFIGGTSDKPAPISPKEAETILQRMQDSSEKPKPKVLFEVGEVVRVIDGPFADFNGVVEEVNYEKSRLRVAVMIFGRSTPVELQFDQVEKG from the coding sequence ATGGCAACAGATCAGACAATGCCAAAGAAGCGCTGGTATGTTGTGCACGCCTATTCCGGGTTCGAAAAATACGTCATGCAAGCTTTGCGTGAGCGTATACGTCTGGATGGCGTTGAAGAGAAGTTTGGTGAAATCCTGGTTCCAACCGAAGAAGTGGTTGAGTTGCGAGGCGGCCAAAAGCGCAAGAGTGAGCGCAAATTTTTTCCTGGCTACGTGCTGGTCGAAATGGTGATGGATGAGCAAACCTGGCATCTTGTCAGGTCCATACCAAAAGTATTGGGTTTTATTGGCGGTACAAGTGATAAGCCGGCTCCTATCAGTCCAAAAGAAGCTGAAACCATTTTGCAGCGCATGCAAGACAGCAGCGAGAAACCGAAGCCAAAAGTCTTGTTTGAGGTGGGTGAAGTTGTCCGTGTCATCGATGGGCCTTTTGCCGACTTTAATGGTGTGGTGGAAGAAGTCAATTATGAGAAGAGCAGGTTGCGGGTAGCCGTCATGATTTTTGGCCGCTCTACTCCAGTCGAGTTACAGTTTGATCAAGTCGAAAAAGGGTAA
- a CDS encoding anhydro-N-acetylmuramic acid kinase — MKDLYIGLMSGTSADGIDAALVDFSRPVPAVEATYYTPYAQELKNKILALCHRGENEIHRLGELDVLLGKEFASAVNHLLNKNSIRPQSIKAIGSHGQTVRHHPHPPFRFTLQIGDPNTIAAETGITTVADFRRKDIAHGGQGAPLVPAFHQHVFASAAVHRAIVNIGGIANATILKRNHPDVIGFDTGPGNVLMDAWIHLHHNQNHDTNGAWGAQGTLHTELLASLLKHDFFQLPPPKSTGREQFHLEWLNSQLRPFAKNIPAADVQTTLVELTARSIIESVQQQLSGGEILVCGGGTHNAFLMSRLRDLAAPRFIVDTTIKYGLDPDWIEATAFAWLARQTINRKTGNLPGATGASKAVILGGIYYGS, encoded by the coding sequence ATGAAAGATTTATATATCGGATTAATGTCTGGCACGAGCGCCGATGGCATCGATGCCGCGTTAGTGGATTTCAGCCGGCCTGTTCCGGCAGTCGAAGCTACTTATTACACTCCCTATGCACAGGAATTGAAAAATAAAATTCTTGCCCTATGCCATCGGGGAGAAAATGAAATCCATCGTTTAGGTGAATTGGATGTTTTATTGGGCAAGGAGTTTGCTTCAGCGGTCAATCATTTGCTTAACAAAAACTCCATCCGCCCACAGTCGATTAAAGCCATAGGAAGTCACGGACAAACCGTGCGCCATCATCCACACCCGCCATTCCGGTTCACTCTCCAGATCGGAGATCCCAACACCATTGCGGCAGAAACCGGAATCACGACCGTGGCTGATTTTCGTCGCAAGGACATCGCCCATGGCGGGCAAGGCGCTCCGCTGGTTCCCGCGTTTCATCAGCATGTTTTCGCGTCTGCGGCTGTCCATCGCGCCATTGTGAATATAGGCGGCATTGCAAATGCGACCATACTGAAACGAAATCATCCTGATGTTATCGGCTTCGACACGGGACCTGGAAATGTGTTAATGGACGCCTGGATTCATCTTCATCACAATCAAAATCATGATACTAACGGAGCCTGGGGAGCACAGGGAACACTGCACACGGAATTGCTCGCAAGTTTGCTTAAACATGATTTTTTCCAGCTGCCGCCTCCCAAAAGCACTGGACGCGAACAGTTTCATCTTGAGTGGCTGAACAGCCAATTGCGCCCGTTTGCAAAAAACATTCCCGCCGCGGATGTGCAGACAACGCTGGTAGAATTAACAGCTCGCAGCATCATTGAATCCGTACAACAGCAATTATCAGGCGGTGAAATTCTCGTTTGCGGCGGCGGCACACATAATGCTTTCCTGATGTCGCGGTTACGTGATCTCGCAGCGCCGCGTTTTATTGTCGATACAACAATAAAATATGGACTGGATCCCGACTGGATAGAGGCGACCGCATTCGCCTGGCTGGCGCGGCAAACCATCAACCGGAAAACGGGCAACCTGCCAGGCGCAACCGGCGCCAGCAAAGCAGTCATTCTAGGCGGAATTTATTATGGTTCTTAA
- the rplK gene encoding 50S ribosomal protein L11 → MSAPRSKKKIKAFIKLQITGGAANPSPPVGPALGQQGVNIMEFCKAFNAQTQTPDKQGKPLPVVITVYEDRSFTFVTKTPPATYLIKEAAKIQKGSSTPNTNKVGKLTRKQLEEIAKIKMADLTAADLDAAVRSIAGSARSMGIDSEGV, encoded by the coding sequence ATGTCAGCTCCAAGATCAAAGAAGAAGATAAAAGCCTTTATCAAGCTGCAAATTACAGGCGGCGCAGCGAACCCTAGTCCGCCGGTAGGTCCGGCTCTGGGTCAGCAGGGTGTGAATATTATGGAGTTTTGCAAGGCGTTCAACGCACAGACGCAAACACCTGATAAGCAAGGCAAACCATTGCCTGTCGTCATTACAGTGTATGAAGACAGAAGTTTTACCTTTGTTACCAAAACGCCTCCAGCAACCTATTTAATTAAAGAGGCTGCTAAGATACAAAAAGGCAGCAGCACCCCCAATACCAATAAGGTTGGCAAACTTACCCGCAAGCAGCTGGAAGAAATCGCCAAGATCAAGATGGCTGATTTGACTGCTGCTGATCTGGATGCGGCAGTTCGCTCCATAGCAGGTAGTGCTCGCAGTATGGGTATTGATTCGGAGGGTGTATAA
- a CDS encoding Lpg1974 family pore-forming outer membrane protein: MKSFFKRSAVSMIVLGMAGASYAAMPNNNASWSPSLSGAFIGVEGLDLRPQNGDLDYVTVFPSTSNGSFYTHAISPSYDWNWRVYGGIKFTENDDLTLSWMQMRTSDTDSISTSGLINGAGYATPRWLSTYPWKNVSGKVTFDLDEAYLVWGHTVYFNNPWSVRFAGGVEYAKLNSKMTVTANPYYDTSDTFGFYSKSDMRGWGPRAEFDMTYHLPYGFALFANANAALLVSTRDISLTAVNELTADEYNGGIDYTNRHVVIPKLGMRLGASYSYVFGQAGAEGVPCRTTTLTVDAGWQAESYIHAIERPESSESASVAEAALVQSSSSSFSTKTSNFGDQGLFVGIKLSTDWM; the protein is encoded by the coding sequence ATGAAGTCATTCTTTAAACGCAGTGCGGTTAGCATGATAGTCTTGGGTATGGCTGGCGCGTCGTATGCAGCTATGCCAAACAATAACGCTTCCTGGTCGCCATCCTTGTCAGGGGCATTTATAGGAGTTGAAGGCCTGGATCTGCGCCCTCAGAACGGTGATCTGGATTATGTGACAGTATTTCCCAGCACCAGCAACGGGTCTTTTTATACTCATGCCATCAGTCCTTCTTATGACTGGAACTGGCGTGTCTACGGCGGGATCAAGTTTACAGAAAACGACGATCTCACCCTGAGCTGGATGCAGATGCGCACCAGTGACACGGATTCTATCTCAACAAGCGGACTTATTAACGGTGCCGGCTATGCCACTCCCCGCTGGCTATCAACTTATCCCTGGAAAAACGTGAGCGGGAAAGTGACGTTTGACCTGGATGAGGCTTATCTGGTCTGGGGACACACTGTTTACTTTAACAACCCCTGGAGTGTTCGTTTCGCCGGCGGTGTGGAATATGCGAAACTGAACAGCAAGATGACGGTGACAGCGAATCCTTATTACGATACCTCTGATACTTTTGGTTTTTACTCCAAGAGTGACATGAGAGGCTGGGGCCCGCGCGCCGAGTTTGACATGACATATCACCTGCCTTACGGTTTTGCCTTGTTCGCCAATGCCAACGCAGCCTTGCTGGTGAGCACGCGTGATATTTCACTGACTGCGGTGAATGAACTGACAGCAGATGAATACAATGGCGGCATTGATTACACCAATCGCCATGTGGTTATTCCCAAGCTGGGCATGAGACTGGGAGCTAGTTATTCCTATGTCTTTGGTCAGGCTGGAGCGGAAGGCGTGCCTTGCAGAACGACCACGCTGACCGTGGATGCCGGCTGGCAGGCGGAGTCATACATCCATGCCATTGAACGGCCAGAAAGCAGTGAATCCGCTTCTGTGGCTGAAGCCGCGCTTGTGCAATCCAGTTCTTCCTCGTTCTCTACCAAGACCAGCAACTTCGGAGACCAGGGATTGTTCGTGGGTATCAAGCTCAGCACAGACTGGATGTAA
- the secE gene encoding preprotein translocase subunit SecE, producing the protein MKSKANVMVLKAENQGEARLDWLKWLVALALLLAGLIGNHYYSEVSMPLRMLAWVGVLAVSGFVASRTQKGRWVVDFFRDSRAELRKVVWPTREETMQTTLVVAAMVVILALLLWGMDGVLVWLIGWLTGQRS; encoded by the coding sequence GTGAAATCAAAGGCAAATGTAATGGTGTTAAAAGCTGAGAATCAGGGAGAAGCGCGGCTGGACTGGCTTAAGTGGTTGGTTGCTCTTGCTTTATTGCTTGCCGGATTGATTGGTAATCATTATTATAGCGAAGTTTCTATGCCTTTACGCATGCTCGCGTGGGTGGGTGTACTGGCGGTTTCCGGTTTTGTCGCATCCAGAACGCAAAAAGGCAGGTGGGTGGTTGATTTTTTTCGTGATTCACGAGCAGAGCTGAGAAAAGTAGTCTGGCCAACTCGTGAAGAAACCATGCAGACAACATTGGTTGTGGCTGCAATGGTCGTTATTTTGGCGCTTTTATTGTGGGGCATGGATGGCGTACTGGTTTGGTTGATTGGCTGGTTGACCGGGCAAAGAAGCTAA
- the tyrS gene encoding tyrosine--tRNA ligase encodes MTLIEEALSIIRRGTEEILIEDELIAKLKEGRPLRVKAGFDPTAPDLHLGHTVLLNKMRQLQELGHEIQFLIGDFTGMIGDPSGKNETRPPLTREQVQENALTYQKQVFKVLHPEKTSILFNSQWGDKLSAVDLIRLASTHTVARMLERDDFHKRFTSEQPIAIHEFLYPLLQGYDSVAMRADIELGGTDQKFNLLMGRELQKHFGQKPQIIITLPLLPGLDGIKKMSKSLGNYIGIDESADQIFGKVMSISDETMWLWFELVSFKSIEEIKNLRDQVNNGMNPRDVKFLLGEELAARFHQPEAARLARENFIAQFQKGQMPEDMPEVQVSSGDAGMSIAHIIKAAGLSDSTSEANRLLQQGAVRVDGERISDKNLHIKEKKTIILQVGKRRFAKVTLM; translated from the coding sequence ATGACATTGATTGAAGAAGCATTATCCATTATCCGGCGCGGCACGGAAGAAATTCTGATTGAGGATGAGCTGATTGCCAAATTAAAAGAAGGGCGCCCGCTGCGTGTCAAGGCTGGTTTTGATCCTACCGCTCCGGATCTGCATCTGGGGCATACTGTTTTGTTAAACAAGATGAGGCAGTTGCAAGAGCTGGGTCATGAAATCCAATTCCTGATCGGTGATTTCACCGGCATGATAGGCGATCCTTCCGGGAAAAACGAAACCCGGCCGCCTTTGACGCGGGAACAAGTGCAGGAAAATGCCCTGACATACCAAAAGCAAGTATTCAAGGTCTTGCATCCCGAGAAAACCAGCATTTTGTTCAATTCCCAGTGGGGAGACAAATTGTCTGCCGTGGATTTGATCCGGCTCGCATCAACCCATACTGTCGCGAGAATGCTGGAAAGGGATGATTTCCACAAGCGTTTTACCTCAGAGCAGCCTATTGCCATCCATGAATTTCTTTACCCGCTGCTTCAGGGGTATGATTCGGTTGCGATGCGGGCGGACATTGAGCTGGGCGGTACGGATCAGAAGTTCAACTTGCTCATGGGCAGGGAATTGCAAAAACATTTTGGGCAGAAGCCTCAGATAATTATTACACTGCCGTTGCTTCCGGGTCTGGACGGGATCAAAAAAATGTCCAAGTCGCTGGGAAATTATATTGGAATTGACGAGTCAGCCGATCAGATTTTTGGCAAGGTCATGTCAATCTCGGATGAAACCATGTGGTTATGGTTTGAATTGGTCAGCTTCAAGTCGATTGAGGAAATTAAAAATCTGCGTGATCAGGTCAACAATGGCATGAATCCCCGAGATGTGAAGTTTTTACTGGGTGAGGAGCTGGCGGCACGGTTTCATCAACCTGAGGCAGCCAGGTTGGCGCGTGAAAACTTTATTGCGCAGTTCCAAAAGGGACAGATGCCGGAAGATATGCCGGAAGTGCAGGTGTCGTCAGGCGATGCGGGCATGTCAATTGCACATATTATCAAGGCGGCGGGATTGTCAGACAGTACTTCTGAAGCCAATCGCTTGCTGCAGCAGGGCGCGGTGCGGGTAGATGGCGAGCGCATATCGGATAAAAATTTGCATATCAAAGAAAAAAAGACAATTATTTTACAAGTAGGTAAACGTCGTTTTGCTAAAGTGACGTTAATGTAA